The Primulina tabacum isolate GXHZ01 chromosome 7, ASM2559414v2, whole genome shotgun sequence genome includes a window with the following:
- the LOC142551611 gene encoding uncharacterized protein LOC142551611, which produces MPTASILFVVVLWAAVTAAVTCAGLDSEIQALLSFKLHLHDPRGVMDGWDASTPAAPCDWSGILCADARVHELRLPRVQLGGRLSDQLGNLRLLRRLSLHSNNLNGSIPSSLADCSFLRVIYLQYNSFTGEIPPAFFSNLKNLQVLDLAHNFISGKVYGELQVSLRVLDLSSNSFSGEMPASFSSTHQLQLINFSFNLFSGSIPANIGALQQLRYLWLDDNELYGTIPSALANCSSLIHFSAGDNMLSGVVPASLGSLRSLQVISLPDNQLSGMVSSSLFCKISALNATVKILILSSNGFTGIDSNNGGTCVSVLEVLDLHGNQINGVFPDFLNNISTLKSLDISGNSISGMLPDLLGNLVALELFRVGNNSLTGGIPESVTKFVSLKVLDLGNNKFSGLIPDFLGGMKSLNALILGRNLFTGLVPVSLGGISSLETLDLSDNKLTGTVPVELMRLSNLSTLNLSNNKFSDGVLLNVGELKGLEVLNMSGCGFSGVIPSSIGNLMRLKSLDLSKQNLSGELPVELFGLPNLQTVALDDNSLSGEVPEGFSSLSSLQYLNLSSNSFHGGVPITYGFLGSLVALLLSHNRLNGTIPVELSNCSSLEVLELRENGITGDIPSEFSILSDLQRLDLGQNSLTGEIPEGISNCSSLLALLLDSNHISGRIPETLPRLSNLTELDLSSNNLTGVIPANLSTISTLQHLNLSVNDLEGEIPGALASRFSDPSIYAMNENLCGRPLKKNCISTKRRKRRRLILFITVAVAGSLILLFCCCGYIYSLLRWHKKLRADSAGEKKRSPSPGSQGARGSGENGAPKLIMFNNKITYAETEEATRQFDEENVLSRGKYGLLFKATYADGMVLAIRRLPSTSIEENTFRKEAEYLGKVKHRNLTVLRGYYAGPPPDMRLLVYDYMPNGNLGTLLQEASHQEGHVLNWPMRHLIALGIARGLAFLHSVSIIHGDVKPQNVLFDADFEAHLSDFGLDKVTIPTPAEASTSTTPVGTVGYVAPEATLTGEPSKEADVYSFGIVVLEILTGKKPVMFTQDEDIVKWVKRQLQRGQVSELLEPGLLELDPESSEWEEFLLGVKVGLLCTMSDPMERPSMTDVVFMLEGCRLGQELPSSADPTTLPSPN; this is translated from the coding sequence atgCCAACGGCTAGTATTCTCTTCGTGGTGGTGCTCTGGGCAGCCGTAACCGCCGCCGTAACATGCGCCGGCCTGGACTCCGAAATCCAGGCGTTACTTTCATTCAAACTCCATCTGCACGACCCTCGCGGCGTGATGGATGGCTGGGATGCCTCCACGCCAGCAGCGCCGTGCGACTGGAGCGGCATTCTGTGCGCCGATGCCAGAGTGCACGAGCTTCGACTGCCACGGGTGCAGCTCGGCGGCCGGCTCAGCGACCAGCTTGGCAACCTGCGCCTGCTGCGCCGGTTGAGCCTGCATTCGAACAACTTGAATGGCTCAATCCCAAGCTCACTGGCCGACTGCTCGTTTCTACGTGTTATCTATTTGCAGTACAATTCATTCACGGGAGAAATTCCCCCTGCATTTTTCTCGAACCTCAAGAATCTCCAAGTTCTTGACCTAGCTCATAATTTCATATCCGGAAAAGTATACGGGGAGCTTCAGGTGAGCTTGAGAGTTCTTGATCTCTCTTCAAACTCGTTCTCCGGCGAAATGCCTGCGAGTTTTTCGTCGACCCACCAGCTCCAGCTCATCAATTTTTCATTCAACCTTTTCTCCGGCTCGATTCCGGCAAATATCGGAGCGTTGCAGCAGTTACGGTACTTGTGGCTCGACGATAACGAACTATACGGTACTATTCCATCTGCCCTTGCGAACTGTTCTTCGCTTATCCACTTCAGCGCGGGGGATAATATGCTCTCCGGCGTTGTGCCGGCTTCGTTGGGGTCACTCAGAAGTCTTCAAGTCATCTCCCTACCGGATAATCAGCTCTCCGGTATGGTTTCTTCGTCACTTTTCTGCAAAATCTCAGCATTAAATGCTACAGTCAAAATTCTTATCCTGAGTTCTAACGGGTTCACGGGAATCGACAGTAACAATGGAGGAACGTGTGTtagtgttcttgaagttttagaCCTTCACGGGAATCAGATAAATGGTGTGTTCCCCGattttttaaacaatatttCTACGTTAAAGAGTTTAGATATTTCAGGGAATTCAATTTCTGGGATGTTACCAGATCTCCTTGGGAATTTAGTCGCTTTGGAGTTGTTTAGAGTGGGTAATAACTCTTTAACTGGGGGAATTCCTGAAAGTGTGACAAAATTTGTTTCCCTGAAAGTTCTCGATCTTGGGAATAATAAATTTTCGGGTTTGATTCCAGATTTTTTGGGAGGAATGAAGAGTTTGAATGCGTTGATTCTTGGTAGGAATTTGTTCACTGGTTTGGTTCCAGTGAGTTTAGGGGGTATATCTTCGTTAGAGACGTTGGATTTGAGTGATAATAAGTTGACTGGCACTGTGCCGGTGGAATTGATGAGACTTAGCAATCTGAGCACCCTGAATTTGAGCAACAACAAATTTTCAGATGGAGTGCTGCTGAACGTTGGGGAATTGAAGGGGTTGGAGGTTCTGAATATGAGTGGCTGTGGGTTCTCAGGAGTGATTCCTTCGAGTATTGGGAATCTTATGAGACTCAAAAGCCTTGATTTGAGTAAGCAAAACTTGTCAGGAGAGTTACCTGTTGAGCTCTTTGGATTGCCAAATTTACAAACTGTGGCTTTGGATGATAATTCCTTGTCCGGTGAAGTGCCTGAAGGGTTCAGTAGTTTGTCTAGTTTGCAGTATCTTAATCTTTCATCAAATAGTTTTCATGGTGGGGTTCCAATTACTTATGGATTTCTAGGATCATTGGTTGCTCTTTTGTTGTCCCACAATCGATTGAATGGTACAATTCCGGTCGAATTGAGCAATTGTTCGAGTCTTGAAGTTCTAGAGCTGAGAGAAAATGGCATAACCGGTGATATTCCCAGTGAATTTTCCATTTTATCTGATTTACAGAGGCTTGACCTGGGACAGAACAGTTTAACTGGTGAAATCCCAGAAGGAATTTCCAACTGTTCATCTTTGCTTGCTTTATTATTGGATTCAAATCACATCTCAGGTCGCATTCCTGAAACATTGCCAAGGTTATCGAACTTAACAGAACTGGATCTCTCTTCAAATAATCTGACTGGAGTTATCCCAGCAAATCTTTCGACAATTTCTACCTTGCAGCACTTAAATTTGTCGGTTAATGATCTCGAGGGTGAGATTCCAGGGGCCTTAGCTTCTCGATTTAGTGATCCTAGCATTTATGCTATGAATGAAAATTTGTGTGGGAGGCCTTTGAAAAAGAACTGCATTAGCACGAAAAGACGAAAGAGGAGGAGATTGATTCTTTTTATAACTGTTGCTGTAGCTGGGAGCTTGATATTGCTATTCTGCTGTTGTGGGTACATTTACAGTCTCCTACGATGGCACAAGAAGTTGCGAGCTGATTCAGCTGGAGAGAAGAAACGGAGCCCGAGTCCTGGTTCACAAGGGGCGCGAGGAAGTGGAGAGAATGGGGCTCCGAAGCTTATCATGTTCAATAACAAGATTACATATGCAGAAACTGAGGAGGCCACGAGGCAATTTGATGAGGAAAACGTGTTGAGCAGGGGTAAATATGGGCTGTTGTTTAAAGCCACTTATGCTGATGGAATGGTTCTCGCAATTCGTCGTCTCCCCAGCACATCTATCGAAGAGAACACCTTTCGTAAAGAAGCCGAATATCTTGGAAAAGTTAAACACCGCAACTTAACAGTTCTTAGAGGCTATTATGCAGGGCCACCTCCTGATATGCGACTTCTTGTTTACGATTACATGCCAAATGGAAACTTGGGCACCCTTCTTCAAGAAGCATCACACCAAGAAGGGCATGTCTTGAACTGGCCAATGCGTCACCTTATTGCGCTAGGAATTGCTCGCGGTCTAGCATTCTTGCATTCTGTCTCTATAATCCATGGTGATGTAAAGCCACAAAATGTCCTCTTTGATGCTGATTTTGAAGCCCATCTTTCTGATTTTGGGTTAGATAAAGTAACGATACCAACTCCTGCTGAAGCCTCCACATCTACCACACCAGTGGGTACTGTCGGTTATGTGGCACCAGAAGCCACCCTAACAGGGGAACCGAGTAAAGAAGCGGATGTATATAGTTTCGGGATCGTGGTGTTGGAAATTCTAACTGGGAAAAAACCGGTGATGTTCACTCAAGATGAGGATATTGTTAAATGGGTGAAGAGGCAGTTACAAAGGGGCCAAGTTTCAGAGCTTCTCGAGCCAGGTTTGCTCGAGCTCGACCCCGAGTCATCTGAATGGGAAGAGTTCTTGCTAGGGGTTAAAGTTGGACTGCTTTGCACAATGTCTGACCCTATGGAGAGGCCTTCTATGACTGACGTAGTTTTCATGCTCGAAGGTTGTCGGTTAGGTCAAGAACTTCCTTCCTCGGCTGATCCCACGACGCTTCCTTCACCCAACTGA
- the LOC142550935 gene encoding aldehyde oxidase GLOX-like, translating to MKAPPFNLLFLLQHILFPLLLLPFHRNTLTLAAGKWDLLLPNIGLSAMHMQLLNTDRVVIFDTTDFGASNISLPNGNCRNNSKNLTLKRDCTAHSVEYDVASNAVRPLNLITDPFCSSGAVTSDGTLVQIGGFNDGDHNVRMYKPCRSNSCDWQEINDALIQRRWYSTSHILPDGRLIIVGGRRQFSYEFFPKRSGADKAYSLPFLVQTNVPVLENNLYPFVFLNSDGNLFIFANNRAILFDYVKRAVVKNYPQIPGGDPRNYPSTGSAVLLPLKNSTGGEVLVCGGAPRGANGTFIGALNTCGRIRINDPNPSWMMETMPMGRVMGDMLLLPTGDVLIINGAGSGTAGWGSARNPVLSPVIYRPNNRVRSRFEVHNPSSRPRMYHSTAILVRDGRVLVGGNNPHVYYDFKTKLFPTDLSIEAFSPPYLDPKFAKLRPTIVSPPSQAKIGYRKTINVRFTIPPGRLNVSSVMVTMVAPSFVTHTFSMNQRLLVLSRVGSVTAVARSTYQIPVIAPGSGNLAPSGYYLLFVCHQGIPSVGIWVRIS from the coding sequence ATGAAAGCTCCCCCATTCAATCTTCTCTTCCTTCTCCAACACATTCTGTTCCCGCTTCTACTGCTTCCATTCCACCGGAATACTCTCACACTCGCCGCCGGCAAATGGGACCTCCTCCTTCCCAATATCGGCTTATCCGCCATGCACATGCAACTGCTCAACACAGATCGAGTCGTCATTTTCGACACCACAGACTTTGGAGCATCAAATATCTCACTCCCAAACGGAAACTGCCGCAATAATTCAAAGAACCTCACCCTCAAGAGAGACTGCACCGCACATTCCGTCGAATACGACGTGGCTTCCAATGCCGTCCGCCCCCTAAATCTCATCACTGACCCCTTCTGCTCCTCCGGCGCCGTCACGTCTGACGGTACCCTTGTTCAGATAGGTGGATTCAATGACGGTGATCACAACGTTAGAATGTACAAACCATGCAGAAGTAATTCTTGTGATTGGCAAGAGATCAACGATGCCCTTATACAGAGAAGATGGTATTCGACCAGCCACATTCTGCCGGATGGTCGGCTGATTATAGTTGGTGGGCGGCGGCAGTTCAGTTACGAATTTTTCCCGAAAAGATCCGGAGCTGATAAAGCTTACAGCTTGCCATTTCTGGTCCAGACGAATGTCCCAGTCCTCGAGAACAATCTATATCCGTTTGTTTTTCTCAATAGCGATGGCAACTTATTCATTTTTGCGAATAATCGAGCTATCTTGTTCGATTATGTCAAAAGGGCAGTGGTGAAAAATTACCCGCAAATCCCAGGTGGGGACCCAAGGAATTATCCTAGTACAGGTTCTGCAGTTTTACTTCCATTGAAGAACAGTACCGGAGGCGAAGTATTGGTGTGTGGAGGTGCACCAAGAGGAGCAAATGGTACTTTTATCGGAGCTTTGAATACGTGTGGACGGATCCGAATAAACGATCCGAATCCAAGCTGGATGATGGAGACCATGCCAATGGGTCGGGTGATGGGGGATATGTTGTTATTACCAACCGGCGATGTTTTGATCATAAACGGAGCGGGCTCGGGTACTGCCGGGTGGGGATCTGCTAGGAACCCGGTTCTATCACCGGTAATATACCGACCAAACAATCGAGTCCGGTCAAGATTTGAGGTGCATAACCCGAGTTCCAGGCCTCGAATGTACCACTCAACAGCAATACTCGTTCGTGATGGTAGGGTTCTGGTGGGTGGCAACAATCCCCATGTTTACTACGATTTTAAAACCAAACTTTTTCCCACGGATTTAAGCATAGAAGCGTTTTCTCCTCCATATTTAGATCCCAAGTTTGCAAAATTGCGCCCCACAATAGTTTCACCACCTTCACAAGCTAAAATCGGGTACAGAAAAACGATCAATGTCCGGTTCACGATTCCCCCGGGTCGGCTAAATGTATCTTCTGTCATGGTGACAATGGTGGCACCATCATTTGTTACACATACATTTTCAATGAATCAAAGACTTCTGGTTCTTAGTCGAGTAGGAAGTGTAACAGCTGTTGCAAGATCGACATATCAGATTCCGGTCATCGCGCCCGGTTCAGGCAATCTTGCACCATCGGGATACTATCTCTTGTTTGTGTGTCATCAGGGCATCCCTAGTGTGGGTATTTGGGTCCGAATTAGCTGA
- the LOC142551612 gene encoding V-type proton ATPase 16 kDa proteolipid subunit, with protein MSSTFSGDETAPFFGFLGAAAALVFSCMGAAYGTAKSGVGVASMGVMRPELVMKSIVPVVMAGVLGIYGLIIAVIISTGINPKAKSYYLFDGYAHLSSGLSCGLAGLAAGMAIGIVGDAGVRANAQQPKLFVGMILILIFAEALALYGLIVGIILSSRAGQSRAE; from the exons ATGTCGTCGACATTCAGCGGCGATGAAACAGCGCCTTTCTTCGGTTTCCTTGGCGCCGCCGCCGCTCTAGTCTTCTCCT GTATGGGAGCTGCGTACGGAACGGCCAAGAGCGGTGTCGGTGTGGCATCTATGGGGGTGATGCGACCGGAGTTGGTGATGAAGTCTATTGTTCCCGTGGTTATGGCTGGTGTTTTGGGTATTTACGGTTTGATTATCGCTGTGATTATCAGTACTGGTATTAACCCTAAGGCCAAGTCTTACTACTTGTTTGATGGATATGCACACCTTTCTTCTGGACTCTCTTGTGGTCTTGCTGGCCTGGCTGCTGGTATGGCCATTGGAATTGTCGGAGATGCTGGTGTCAG GGCCAACGCTCAGCAACCAAAGCTGTTTGTTGGGATGATTCTTATCCTTATTTTCGCTGAAGCCCTGGCTCTTTACGGGCTCATTGTTGGCATCATTCTTTCTTCTCGTGCTGGTCAATCTCGAGCAGAGTAA
- the LOC142550936 gene encoding aldehyde oxidase GLOX-like, which produces MKMNTPFFLPFFLPQLLIMLFPIPHQNILSSAAAGKWDLLQSNIGITAMHMQLLHTDRVVIFDRTDFGPSNISLPHGKCRDDPNEMVVKHDCTAHSVEYSVASNSIRPLKVQTDVWCSSGAVTTDGTLVQTGGFRDGEHAVRKYRPCSEDYCDWEEEGGGLLVKRWYATNHILPDNRSIVFGGREMFNYEFYPKRRGGDKVYESPFLRQTNDPESENNLYPFVFLNEDGNLFIFANNRAIMFNYNKGVVVKHYPTIPGGDPRSYPSTGSAVLLPLKKYGKAEVLVCGGAPRGAFMKAKQGTFVGALNTCGRIGINDANPSWAMETMPMGRIMGDMVLLPNGEVLIINGGGSGTAGWEYGRDPVLSPVIYRPYNRVGTRFEVQTPSSRPRMYHSTAILLRDGRVLVGGNNPHEFYRFRRVLFPTDLTLEAFSPTYVHVSRPKIVAPVSQSKIKYGQPVQVRFTFPSDRIDGSSVMVTMVAPSFTTHSFSMNQRMLVLSGGNVVTIPGNTHEIQVTAPGSVVLAPSGYFLLFVCHQGIPSEGIWVQIT; this is translated from the coding sequence ATGAAAATGAACACGCCATTCTTTCTTCCCTTCTTCCTCCCGCAGCTGCTGATCATGCTATTTCCGATCCCGCACCAGAATATTCTCTCAAGCGCCGCCGCTGGCAAGTGGGATTTGCTTCAATCCAACATCGGCATAACAGCCATGCACATGCAACTCCTCCACACCGACCGCGTCGTCATCTTCGATAGAACTGATTTCGGACCGTCCAACATATCCTTGCCACACGGGAAATGCCGCGACGACCCTAATGAAATGGTTGTGAAACACGACTGCACCGCACACTCGGTGGAGTACAGCGTCGCTTCCAATTCCATCCGCCCCCTTAAGGTGCAAACCGACGTGTGGTGCTCCTCCGGCGCTGTCACAACCGACGGAACATTGGTACAGACAGGAGGGTTCAGAGACGGGGAACATGCAGTTAGAAAGTATAGACCATGCAGCGAAGATTATTGTGATTGGGAGGAAGAAGGAGGGGGGCTCTTGGTGAAGAGGTGGTACGCTACGAATCATATCCTGCCGGACAACCGGAGTATTGTTTTCGGCGGGCGGGAGATGTTCAATTATGAATTTTACCCGAAAAGACGCGGAGGGGATAAAGTGTACGAGTCACCGTTTCTGAGGCAGACGAATGATCCGGAGAGCGAGAACAATTTGTACCCTTTTGTTTTTCTCAATGAAGATGGTAATTTATTCATTTTCGCAAATAATCGAGCTATCatgtttaattataataaaGGTGTGGTGGTTAAACACTATCCTACAATCCCGGGCGGCGATCCCCGAAGTTATCCGAGTACGGGTTCTGCCGTTCTGCTACCACTCAAGAAATATGGTAAAGCTGAAGTCTTGGTATGCGGAGGGGCCCCCAGAGGAGCATTTATGAAGGCAAAACAAGGTACTTTTGTAGGGGCCTTGAATACTTGTGGGAGGATCGGGATCAATGATGCGAATCCTAGTTGGGCCATGGAGACAATGCCAATGGGTCGGATCATGGGGGACATGGTGTTGTTACCGAATGGCGAAGTCTTAATCATAAACGGAGGGGGCTCGGGTACTGCAGGGTGGGAATATGGTCGGGATCCGGTTCTATCTCCGGTTATTTATCGACCTTATAATCGAGTAGGGACGAGGTTCGAAGTCCAAACTCCAAGCTCTAGACCCCGTATGTATCACTCGACCGCAATATTGCTACGTGATGGTCGAGTCCTGGTCGGAGGTAACAATCCCCACGAGTTCTATAGGTTCAGAAGGGTTCTTTTCCCCACGGATCTCACATTGGAAGCATTTTCGCCTACGTATGTGCATGTTTCACGTCCGAAGATAGTTGCCCCCGTTTCGCAATCTAAAATTAAGTACGGACAGCCCGTCCAGGTACGGTTCACATTTCCTTCGGATCGGATAGATGGATCTTCCGTCATGGTAACAATGGTTGCTCCATCGTTTACTACACATTCCTTTTCGATGAATCAGAGGATGTTGGTACTTAGTGGAGGGAATGTGGTGACCATCCCGGGGAACACACATGAAATTCAGGTGACGGCGCCGGGTTCTGTCGTTCTTGCGCCATCCGGATATTTTCTTCTATTTGTGTGTCATCAAGGCATTCCAAGTGAGGGCATTTGGGTCCAAATCACGTAA